In Synechococcus sp. Nb3U1, one DNA window encodes the following:
- a CDS encoding serine/threonine-protein kinase, producing MNQLAPGKLIGQRYQLVQSISAGGMGQVFKAIDTRLFNRPVAVKLLHQNLAGDADTQRQLRKRFAQEIRISTLLGEHPFIVKVLDYGLENNQPYLVMEYLTGHSLGELMLKYKPMPPNRVVNIARQVCAGLYYAHSLETNQDGHLVKGVIHRDIKPSNIFAIKDETLGETVKILDFGIAKLLSDVSIALGTQTTGFLGTVRYASPEQVRGEELDARSDIYSFGVVLYRMLTGQQPLRPKTDSFPGWYDAHNYQPPQPFDRSELPYDIPAELEQVVLSCLAKDPDQRPQNMKTLSAQLEGSLQLENTASPIAPISPMTPPTTSIFSERTLAAMDGREGTHLLASPPESKIKVLPLWVGIALFVVISGGTFLGLRLLLTPAERIQTPPVTPELPDTEVRDPSETRDSLEDWLLRDPQGELVFEDDPAIPDPPETKPESKSEITEATPEPNPSPPPTQPVAPVPVAPVPTSVAPQPPPPPSVATPTPPSPVAAPVTPVPAQPINQPLFPQGNPVSPPAPTPTAVVPDAAPTPSRLQQLRENREHLGGD from the coding sequence ATGAACCAGCTCGCTCCTGGGAAGTTGATCGGTCAGCGCTATCAACTGGTTCAAAGCATCTCGGCGGGTGGTATGGGCCAGGTGTTCAAAGCCATCGACACACGCCTCTTTAATCGCCCGGTGGCGGTGAAGCTCTTGCACCAAAACTTGGCGGGCGATGCCGATACTCAACGGCAACTGCGCAAGCGCTTTGCCCAAGAAATCCGCATTAGCACCCTCTTGGGGGAGCACCCCTTTATTGTGAAGGTGCTGGATTACGGCCTGGAGAACAACCAGCCTTACCTGGTGATGGAATACTTAACGGGGCACAGTTTGGGGGAGCTGATGCTGAAGTACAAACCCATGCCCCCCAACCGTGTGGTCAATATTGCCCGGCAGGTGTGTGCAGGTCTCTACTACGCCCACAGCCTAGAGACCAACCAGGATGGCCATCTCGTCAAGGGGGTGATTCATCGAGATATCAAACCTAGCAACATCTTTGCTATCAAAGATGAAACCTTGGGGGAAACTGTCAAAATCCTCGATTTCGGCATTGCCAAGCTGCTCAGCGATGTCTCTATTGCCCTCGGCACCCAAACCACGGGCTTCTTGGGCACAGTGCGCTATGCCTCACCCGAGCAGGTGCGTGGGGAGGAATTGGATGCTCGATCTGATATCTACTCCTTTGGGGTGGTGCTCTATCGCATGCTGACAGGACAGCAACCCCTGCGACCGAAAACCGATTCTTTCCCCGGTTGGTATGATGCCCACAACTACCAGCCGCCCCAACCTTTTGACCGCTCGGAATTACCCTACGACATTCCGGCGGAGCTGGAACAGGTGGTGCTCTCTTGTCTAGCCAAAGACCCCGACCAGCGGCCTCAGAATATGAAAACCCTGAGTGCTCAATTGGAGGGATCCCTGCAACTGGAGAACACTGCCAGCCCGATTGCCCCGATCTCTCCCATGACGCCGCCAACAACCTCGATTTTTTCGGAGCGTACTCTAGCGGCAATGGATGGTCGGGAAGGCACTCACCTGCTTGCTTCTCCCCCAGAATCGAAGATTAAGGTTTTGCCCCTCTGGGTGGGGATAGCCCTTTTTGTGGTCATCTCGGGGGGAACTTTCCTGGGCTTGCGCCTGTTGTTAACCCCGGCGGAAAGAATCCAAACACCGCCTGTTACCCCCGAACTGCCTGACACAGAGGTCAGGGATCCCTCCGAAACCCGTGATTCTCTGGAAGACTGGTTGCTGCGGGATCCCCAAGGGGAGCTGGTGTTTGAAGATGACCCTGCCATTCCCGATCCTCCTGAAACAAAGCCCGAGAGCAAATCTGAAATTACAGAAGCAACTCCCGAACCGAATCCCAGCCCTCCCCCGACTCAGCCAGTAGCTCCTGTTCCCGTTGCCCCTGTGCCTACATCAGTTGCCCCTCAGCCGCCGCCACCCCCCTCTGTGGCTACCCCAACTCCACCTTCACCTGTTGCTGCTCCTGTTACCCCCGTCCCAGCCCAACCCATCAATCAACCGTTGTTCCCACAGGGAAATCCGGTGAGTCCCCCTGCACCTACCCCTACTGCTGTTGTTCCCGATGCAGCTCCGACCCCCAGCCGCTTGCAGCAATTGCGAGAGAATCGGGAACACCTAGGAGGGGATTAG
- a CDS encoding superoxide dismutase has protein sequence MAFELPALPYASDALQPYMSAETFSFHHGKHHAAYVANLNKLIEGTDLAGQSLEEIVKATFGDPAKAGIFNNAAQVWNHTFFWESMKPGGGGAPTGAIADKINADFGGYDKFVEAFKTAAATQFGSGWAWLVLENGTLKVTKTPNAENPLVHGQTPLLTLDVWEHAYYLDYQNKRPDFISTYLEHLVNWDAANARLATA, from the coding sequence ATGGCTTTTGAACTCCCGGCTCTGCCCTACGCCTCCGATGCGCTACAGCCTTACATGTCGGCGGAGACTTTCTCCTTCCATCACGGCAAACACCACGCTGCCTATGTCGCCAACCTGAACAAACTGATTGAAGGTACCGATCTGGCTGGCCAATCCTTGGAGGAGATCGTCAAGGCTACCTTCGGGGATCCGGCCAAAGCGGGCATCTTCAACAACGCGGCCCAAGTCTGGAATCACACCTTCTTCTGGGAATCTATGAAGCCGGGTGGAGGTGGTGCGCCTACCGGCGCTATTGCCGATAAGATCAATGCCGATTTCGGCGGCTACGACAAATTTGTGGAAGCTTTCAAAACTGCTGCTGCCACTCAGTTCGGAAGTGGTTGGGCTTGGTTGGTGCTGGAGAATGGCACCCTGAAAGTGACCAAAACCCCTAACGCCGAAAACCCCTTGGTGCATGGACAAACTCCGCTCCTCACTTTGGATGTGTGGGAGCACGCCTACTACCTGGACTACCAAAACAAGCGCCCTGACTTCATCAGTACCTACTTGGAGCACCTGGTGAATTGGGATGCCGCTAATGCCCGTCTGGCTACTGCTTGA
- a CDS encoding transglycosylase domain-containing protein: MAYSRKQSAPWAKDPASGRPPRRPARFNGQADHSPAPRPSLIAQVAGTVGNLLLGSLLLGSTATAAGLVGLAISFRNLPDVHQLRDYVPIATTHIVDIRGEPIASLHGEANREVISVEEVSPEMKKALLAIEDSHFYTHQGINPISLGRVILGSVEGGIGSAGGGSTLTMQLVKNLFLTPERSLSRKVAEAVLAVRMEQVFSKDEILEMYLNQVYWGHNLYGIQTAARSYFNKDAAELNLAESALLAGILPAPETLSPFRNLEGAKRRQRLVLDRLLELNWITPEEAQAARDQELTLGHITSFQSNAPAVTDAIEAELRRRYGEQALMQGGLRVQSTIDLRLQRIAQRIVNEDGPRIAAARRANQMALAAVDPRTGYVKAVVGGINAQRGQFNRATQAFRQTGSTFKPYVFYTALATGRYSPGSILEDTPITYPGSPPYSPKNYDNTFYGSLSFARALELSRNVPTVKLADDVGIRNVIAAAQATGISAEMFPNLATALGSASISPLEMAASYAVFANGGHALEPTLLAQVVDRNGQILFEAKPSLEPVLDPWSVAVLNQILKGVVTSGTGTAARLDDGRPVAGKTGTTSDFRDAWFIGYVPQLSTAIWIGNDDNSPMLSGTAGGAFVAPTWKRFMTEALEGIPAQDFPSPNQFARPQ; the protein is encoded by the coding sequence GTGGCGTATAGTCGCAAACAATCGGCACCGTGGGCAAAAGACCCCGCTTCAGGTCGTCCCCCTCGTCGCCCAGCACGGTTCAACGGGCAAGCCGACCATTCGCCAGCACCACGACCTTCTTTGATTGCCCAAGTTGCGGGTACGGTTGGGAATTTGCTCTTGGGATCCCTGCTGCTCGGCTCCACCGCTACGGCTGCCGGGTTGGTGGGGTTGGCCATCAGCTTCCGCAATCTGCCGGATGTGCATCAACTGCGGGACTACGTACCCATTGCCACCACCCACATTGTCGATATTCGGGGGGAACCGATAGCCAGCTTACACGGGGAAGCCAACCGGGAAGTGATCTCGGTGGAAGAAGTCTCACCGGAAATGAAAAAGGCGCTGCTGGCCATTGAAGATAGCCATTTTTACACCCACCAAGGCATTAACCCGATCAGCTTGGGTCGGGTGATCTTGGGCAGTGTGGAAGGGGGAATTGGCTCTGCAGGCGGCGGCTCCACCCTGACGATGCAGTTGGTAAAAAACCTGTTCTTAACTCCAGAGCGGAGTCTGAGCCGCAAAGTAGCCGAGGCCGTATTGGCGGTGCGCATGGAGCAAGTCTTCAGCAAAGACGAGATCCTAGAGATGTACCTCAATCAGGTGTATTGGGGGCACAATCTCTACGGCATTCAGACAGCGGCTCGTAGCTACTTCAACAAGGATGCGGCAGAGCTAAACCTAGCCGAATCCGCCCTGTTGGCCGGGATCCTGCCTGCCCCGGAAACCCTCAGCCCTTTTCGTAACCTGGAGGGGGCCAAGCGGCGGCAACGGTTGGTGTTGGATCGCCTGCTGGAACTGAATTGGATCACCCCCGAAGAAGCGCAAGCCGCCCGTGATCAAGAATTGACCCTGGGTCACATCACCTCCTTCCAAAGCAATGCCCCGGCTGTTACCGATGCCATTGAGGCAGAGCTTCGTCGTCGCTACGGGGAACAAGCCCTGATGCAGGGAGGGTTACGGGTTCAGTCCACCATTGATCTGCGCCTGCAACGGATCGCCCAGCGCATTGTCAACGAAGATGGCCCCCGTATTGCTGCGGCTCGACGGGCCAACCAAATGGCTTTGGCCGCTGTGGATCCGCGTACAGGATATGTCAAGGCGGTTGTAGGAGGGATCAACGCTCAGCGAGGGCAGTTTAACCGCGCCACCCAAGCCTTCCGCCAAACCGGATCCACCTTTAAGCCCTATGTGTTCTACACAGCCTTGGCCACAGGGCGCTATTCACCCGGTAGCATTTTGGAAGATACCCCGATCACCTATCCGGGATCCCCGCCCTACAGCCCCAAAAATTACGACAATACCTTCTACGGTTCCCTCTCCTTCGCGCGTGCCCTGGAACTGTCTCGCAACGTGCCTACTGTGAAATTGGCGGACGATGTCGGGATCCGCAATGTGATCGCAGCCGCCCAAGCCACAGGTATTAGCGCTGAGATGTTCCCCAACCTGGCCACGGCCTTGGGTTCTGCCAGCATTAGCCCGCTGGAAATGGCCGCTAGCTATGCGGTGTTTGCCAATGGAGGCCATGCCCTGGAGCCAACCCTTTTGGCCCAGGTGGTGGATCGCAACGGCCAAATTCTCTTTGAGGCCAAACCCAGCCTGGAGCCGGTCTTGGATCCCTGGTCGGTGGCGGTTCTTAACCAAATCCTCAAGGGGGTAGTGACGAGTGGCACGGGTACGGCAGCCCGGCTAGATGATGGGCGGCCCGTGGCGGGCAAAACGGGAACCACCTCAGATTTTCGGGATGCCTGGTTTATTGGCTATGTACCGCAGCTTTCCACGGCGATTTGGATTGGCAACGACGACAACTCCCCGATGCTCTCAGGCACAGCGGGTGGTGCTTTTGTGGCTCCTACCTGGAAACGGTTCATGACCGAAGCCTTAGAAGGGATCCCGGCCCAAGATTTTCCCAGCCCGAACCAGTTTGCCCGCCCTCAATGA
- the tyrS gene encoding tyrosine--tRNA ligase produces MSTSPTSVPPAVAPFGKRDPLIAQITERGVAEIFPGGAAALAERLTQTDRPLRIKLGIDPTRPDLHLGHSVALRKLRQFQDAGHVAILLIGDFTALVGDPTGQSEARPRLTPAEVEDNARTYLDQARQILDFDTPGRLELRRNSEWLAGLTLTQMIELQAQMTLGQMLAKEDFAQRYQSGTPVYLHEFLYPLLQGYDSVALEADVELGGTDQRFNLLTGRDLQIWKGQTPQFCLTVPLLEGLDGYQKMSKSKNNYVGLTEDPLTMYSKLEKVPDPLVERYFELLTQIPLSELPDNPRERQMLLAKTIVEQFHSPEAAEAAQRTAQSLVLQGSTDETGSIPTFLIDPIQYPAKLTYILRESGLCKSAAEARRQIQGGAVRLDGQKIADPELEFANPSELTGRILQVGKKAFRRLIMGID; encoded by the coding sequence TTGAGTACATCGCCAACATCAGTCCCGCCAGCTGTTGCCCCTTTCGGCAAGCGGGATCCCTTGATTGCCCAGATTACCGAGCGTGGGGTAGCGGAGATTTTCCCCGGTGGAGCGGCGGCCTTAGCCGAGCGTTTGACACAGACGGATCGCCCTTTGCGGATTAAGTTGGGTATTGATCCGACCCGACCGGATTTACACCTAGGCCATTCGGTGGCCTTGCGCAAGTTGAGGCAGTTTCAGGATGCGGGCCATGTGGCGATATTGTTGATTGGGGATTTTACGGCTCTAGTCGGGGATCCGACGGGGCAATCGGAGGCACGTCCACGTTTAACACCTGCAGAAGTGGAGGACAATGCCCGTACCTATTTGGATCAAGCGCGTCAGATTTTGGATTTTGACACTCCTGGCCGGTTGGAGTTGCGGCGCAACAGCGAATGGCTGGCAGGGCTGACCCTCACCCAGATGATCGAGCTACAGGCCCAGATGACCTTGGGGCAAATGTTGGCCAAAGAAGATTTTGCCCAGCGCTACCAATCGGGTACGCCAGTATACCTGCACGAGTTTCTCTATCCACTCCTGCAGGGCTATGATTCTGTGGCTCTAGAGGCGGATGTGGAATTGGGGGGAACCGACCAACGCTTTAATCTGCTCACGGGACGGGACTTACAAATCTGGAAAGGACAAACGCCGCAGTTTTGCCTGACGGTGCCGCTGCTGGAAGGCTTGGATGGCTACCAAAAAATGTCCAAGTCCAAAAACAATTACGTTGGGCTGACGGAGGATCCCCTCACCATGTACTCCAAGCTGGAGAAGGTGCCGGATCCTCTGGTGGAGCGTTATTTTGAATTGCTCACCCAGATCCCACTTTCCGAGTTGCCCGACAACCCAAGAGAGCGTCAAATGCTGCTGGCGAAGACGATTGTGGAGCAGTTTCACTCCCCTGAAGCCGCCGAAGCAGCTCAGCGTACGGCTCAATCTTTGGTTTTACAAGGCAGCACCGACGAGACGGGATCCATCCCCACCTTTCTCATCGATCCTATTCAATATCCTGCCAAGCTCACCTACATTTTGCGAGAATCAGGCCTGTGCAAGAGTGCTGCCGAGGCCCGCAGGCAGATTCAAGGGGGCGCTGTGCGCTTGGATGGCCAAAAGATTGCCGATCCAGAGCTGGAGTTTGCCAATCCCTCCGAGCTGACAGGGCGCATCCTACAGGTAGGCAAAAAAGCGTTCCGTCGTCTGATCATGGGCATAGATTGA